ttttctagcctgaatgcctccactatttgaatctacaatccaaaacataATCCCTAATTAGATACTTATTCACACTCGACGTTTCCTGAACATCTAACGATTATCCCAACTCACATTGAAGTTTAACTTATATACACGAGTATAATCACAGAATATTTACATAGCACTTAgtagtatatacttatatacttaactcgtatattcaagcataatcatagagtactcatataacacatagcgagtgtatacttgtatacttaaatctatatcttaacaaaacaatcacgatttaaataactcgacaaccaaacaaCTATTCCTTCAATTTTAACTAAAAacattcgaaccaaaacaaatggtaccaagccaagaaatcaaaatacaaccacttaacttgacatgcaactaacctaacatcttttaaacaccaagtcaatcttacacaaaccaattaattagactctaaaatcaaattgaccaaacaacttgaatcaaccctttttaataccatataccattcgtctttttcaataaaatacaaataatttatcaaatatcGACATGCAAGGTTCCATTTACAATTTAAACCTATTTTAATCCATTTAAAACAAGAACACTTATTGAAataatttcttttaaatcaaaaaccGAACAAAAACATTGTTTTTGaacaaaatcttaacatgcataaatCCAATCATTTATTCCTTTGAAAACCGAATGAAATCCATGCTTTTAATAATCAACACTTAAATTATTCGTACTTATCTACTCACATATCCAACATAAACCAAATTCTATTTCCAAATTAAATAATAACCAAATTAACAGCAAAACAACTTGTATAATCGACATGCAATCAATCAACTCAACATGCAATACTCTAAATCATAAATCCAACTTAATTAAACccatgatctaatcatttaaCCCATTTTCTTTCCAAACCAAACAAAATATAACTTGATTATACTTAAGATTTTACATGCATGTAAATAAACCAACTCAAAAacaaaggtttatatatatatatcatcaaaaccCTTTTGCAAAACTCATTCATTCAAACCAAACACCAAATCTTTGAACCAAAATCCTTTGTAAACtttaaatcaaaatcaaaacccaccTTTTTAATAGCAAAAGTCGAAGCTACGTCCAAAACAAATCCAAGAAAATCACACAACTTATGTACTATACTGTCTCTTAAGATCATACACTAAGAAATTGTGTTTTCTTAGATATAACTAagagatgttgatgcaaaaacTTTCTTAAACACTTGCATGCAAAGAATATATGAATAGGggattgaaaatgatgaagatcaaCGGCAAGATCTTTAAATTCTAAGTAGATTTTGGTGTTGCATGTaggagagagagggggagagagagccgagagagaagAAGGAGATGGGAGAGATGAAAAATAATGTGAATGAAGTGGTGGTAGAATTGAAATGCCTTTTGTTTGATTCTCCCATGTGTTTATATTAGTGGAATTGTAAAATTACCAACCTACCCCCCTCTCAATACTAGCACAAAATGTATGCAAGGATAATATGGTAATTTGGTTAGGTTAAAATGAGATAGTGGGGTGGTTAATGATACAACTACCCTTCTCTTATattgtgagtggaaatgcatgcaagggcaattaggtaatctaataattattaatctaattaattacaaagaatacattttataaataaaaccataaatctataaattaaaagagtgacatcataaaatagcttagaattttaggaatttaataaaataaaattagaaatttataaataaaaataattttaaaaactatttttcttAAAGAATTAAAATGCAGTTATAACCTATATAAATAGAAATTAATGCActtcttattttctaaaattccaaaaaatatcatacaagcatataatcacataatcatgcacctTAATAGTTAACAACATAGATTCACATATCACGTATCGTAATAAAATAtacttaatcataaaattttcctttttactaatattcattattcgcGTAACGGGTCACGTCTTgactgacggcccgacgctgagcgttttcaactacgTTTCACCACCATTCTCTTTATACCAGCTGACACAtcaaactggaatataatatttatttaaatatttccattctcacataataacacataattcacagaATTACACTTTACTCGCATAATTAATTCACGAAAATTTCCAGTCGTTACATTCTAACCCCCccctaaaaggattctgtcctcggaatctaATCTAAACCAGATAGAATGGGGATAGTTCTCCCGCAATTCACTTTCTAATTTCCAAGCTAACTCTTCTATCctgggatttctccacaaaactctaactagaggcaccactttatttctaagcACTTTTTCTTTACGATCTAGAATTTATACTAGATGTTCCACATATGATAGATCTCGTTGAATTTTCATGGGTCCTAGCTCAATCACATGACTAgtatcagcattatacttcttcagaagagaaacgtgaaacacgttatgaagatgttTCATCTACGGAGATAACGCTAACTTATATGCTACTTTTCTGATTTGCCTTAGCACTTCGAATGGTCCAGTATATTTAGGACTCAGCTTGTCGTTCTTCCCGAATCTGGATAGACCTTTCCATGGAGGGATCTTTAACAATACTTTGATTGCGGGTGCGAACATCATATCTTTTTTCTCTTTCGTCTGTTGCATCAACTATGGGCTAATAATTTGCATTCGCCAACTTTGTCCCAGTAGGTAGGGGATCTTTGATtgtttgaatagtcctttcgctttgtccaatgttctgcggatgatatgccttactcatttttcaattttgctttcaaatgatcatgaaattgtcgccaatATCTCGAGTTAAATTTCAGATCTCTaccggatacgatagacactggaactccgtgacgcatcacgatttcatccacATACATCTTAACTAAAATTTTCCAATGAGAATCTTTCACTGATATACAAGAAACACGCTGACTTTGTCAATTGATCAATTAttacccatattgcgtcatgatTAGACTTAGTCTTTGGTAATCTTACCACGAAATTCATCGCGATAAGCTCCCATTTCCGTTCAGGTGTgtctagtggttgaagcaatccactcggtcgctgatgttccgcttttactttctggcatgtatagcatttacttatccatttcacaatcttcctttttttatatttggccaccaataactttttTTTAAGTCCTTTTACACTTTTGTACTTCCATGGTGAATCGATaatcttgagttatgcgcttcatgAAGAATCTTGTGTTTCAATTCCATAACACTAAAAATTTCAGATACGCGAGCAACTTGGTATATTCCTTtattatccttttgagccttaaTTTCTTTTCTAGACAACTTATCCTTCTCGTTGTTCATCATTTGTTCTTGATGACGTCGAATCTTTTCTAAAATTTGCGGATGAAAATTCATCGCATACATTACCTCACTTCCCATTTCTGGAATTCGCACTTCTATTTCCAACTTCCcaaaatccttgattaattcctcagatgaagtttAACACATTCAACCCTTCTTTACGGCTTAGCGCATTTGCTACAATATTCGCCTTTCCGGGAGGATAACTGATAATACcatcgtaatctttgatcaattccaaccatctccttcgCCACATAGTCAATTATTTCTATGTAAtaatatactttaagcttttgtggtccgtataaatctcacactttacACCATACGAATAATGCCTCgaaatcttaagggcaaatataatcgctgctaattctagatcatgcgtaagATATTTCTGCTCGTGTGGCTTTAATTTCCTTGTCACAGATACTATCAATTTCCCGTATTACATCAACACACAACCTAGCCCTTTATACAAAGGATCGCTGTAGATCACAAACTTACCTTTTCGTCGGGTGAAACCTACACTGATGtggttaccaaccttttctttaacttTTGAAAGCTTCCTTCGCACTTATCCGTCCAAACAAACCtttcattcttccttgtcaacttagtcaataggatagcaatcttagaaaaatcttgtacaAATCTCCTGTAATACCCTGTTAATCCAAGAGAGCTTATGACTTCTATAGGAGTCTTAGGCCCATCTTAATTCGTCACAATTTCTATTTTGGATGGGTCTACTTTTAATACCTTCACTGTTaaccacatgtccaagaaattgaacttgctttaaccaaaactcatgcttcaaaactttgcatataacttctcgttcctcaaaatctccaaagaaaTCCTTAAATGTTCCATGTATTCTTCCTCCGTcttggagtatatcaagatatcatcaataaataatatgatcatgaacttatccaaatattccttgaatactctattcctgagatccataaatgcagctggtgcatttgtcaatccaaacaccatcacaagaactcatagtgtccatatcttgttcgaaacGCCGTCTTGGGTATATCGTCCGCTTAATCTtcagctgatgatacccagatcttaagtcaatcttttaGAAACAAGTAGCTCCTTCCAATTTATCAAAGCAATTCGTCGATTTGcggtagaggatacttattcttattcCTCAACTCATTCAATTCGCGATAATTGATACACAGCCTCAGACTTTTATCTTTCTTATTTACAAATAGCACTGGGGCACCCCTCAGGGATACACTCAGGCAAATAACTCATTTTTCCAGCAATTCCTGCAACTACGTCGCTAACTCTTTTATCTCGACAGGTGGCattcgatagggagctttcgatattGATTCCATTCCAGGAGCCAAATAAATCATAAACTTGAACTCTtgatctggaggtagtccaggtaattcatctggatGCTCATCGGGAAAATctttaactactggaatatcttcaatccttaagGGCTCATTTTCTACATCCTTCACATGTGCTAAATATGCTTCACCCCCATGTCGTAACAGTCTCTTTGTTTGAATAGCCATTagaaacttcttctcttgctcctttcctttgaatatcacttcaatACCATCGTTGGTCTCTAATTTCACTTTCTTACTTCTATATTTGATTTGCACATAGTGGTTTGAAAACCAATCCATCCATAGTAGAACGTCAAATTCTCTTAACTTGAAAAGAATTAAGTCAGCGGAAAAGTGCCGATCTTCTATAATCCTATCGCAAATGGGACATATTCTCTTGGAAGTAACTTTTTCTTGATTCGCTACTTCTCTAATCAAATTAGGTTCGAAAGGGTATACAACACACTTTAATCTAGAAATATCACTTTCAGCAATAaaggatctagttgctccagaacATTAACACTTTAACTTTTACTGAGTTTATATCAAGCATACCTACCACCACATCCGCATTCTGCAcagcatctttcattgtcatgttgaacgTTCTTGCCCTTGGCTGAGCTGCTGGTGCTGCAGAGGGCGATGGTCCAGTAATCCTAAGCACATTCGCCTTCTGAATAGGCTCCTTACAGTTCCTTGCCATACGGCCCATCTTTCCCTATTTAAAATAAGTCAATTCTGGCTTCCCTGCTTCATTTGGGCATTCCGTCGAATAGTGACCTTCTTGATTGTACTTAAAACAAATCACGTCTTCTTGTCTCAGATTCAAAAAACTCATTTCCAAATGGTCTTGCATATAAtttggaaaatacttctctaaaacATCTTTGTAAACTTCTCCCAGATTATAACTTTTCCTTCAAGCAGCGCCTTTGAATATTTCTACCTATAACTTGCCTCAACCTAAAggtaataacttgcgtactgcgCCTTTTTCTCATCCTTAACTTCCGCTAACTCGAACgcttttccatttctctcaaccacgactgagctttaatcggtGCTGGTAATCCTACAAACTATAGGGATGCACGGactaaaaatgtttgaagtttccGACTTTAGGGGCTACATGTTGTTACAACAGTTGAACAAGTCGGTTCATCATAGGAGtatcttggtttagttcttggtctTGGGTTTGAGTTTTTGATTAGTGGTTTGGTGATGTGACCATTCTTTACAATCCttattgagcaattatttagtaatacgatagcatggcatatataacaataaagattcttcttgaaactatttgtgggttttaagctttacccactTGCACATGCAATCCTGTTACTACATAATTCGCTCATCAGTTATGGTCCTCACATGGTACAAGATATGATTTACAAGGTATCTAGAAACAAGGTATGTAAAAGAGTTGAGAAAGATTTCCAGGGTTTACAAGGCGAAAGATTTATATAAGGCTTCAACAGTGCATAATAAAGAAGTTTAGGTACAATAAGTTCGGGCATAAGGTACAATGATACAGCAAGATAAAATAGAGGAAAAACTAGAAAACATCCCCTTTCCTACCCTCAACTTCTACCTAGCCTCTACTGACTACAACCATAGAAAACCAAACATAATACAACAACTGCTCCACCAAAGGTCCTACATGGTCATCACCATCTAACTATCCAAGATCTCTCTCAATACGGACTACATCCAACAAATGATCTTATAAACCCTCTGGGCCTCATCATCTGCATCACTAGTGGACGGTCCCTCGTCCAATCTCCTCCGGAAAACTGCTCCACCATCTTAACACGAACTATCTACTCGTCATCCAACACTGAAGTCTGCTGCCTAGAATCACGAGCTaatctatccaccaaagctctcaactcttgatattaatactcattttggtgtcatattaaattagatatcaatatgaactttgatgctcacaacatcccatactgaagtcaacatcaatcatctatatta
The sequence above is drawn from the Apium graveolens cultivar Ventura chromosome 2, ASM990537v1, whole genome shotgun sequence genome and encodes:
- the LOC141693297 gene encoding uncharacterized protein LOC141693297; this encodes MGRMARNCKEPIQKANVLRITGPSPSAAPAAQPRARTFNMTMKDAVQNADVVVGMLDINSVKVKVLIEVANQEKVTSKRICPICDRIIEDRHFSADLILFKLREFDVLLWMDWFSNHYVQIKYRSKKVKLETNDGIEVIFKGKEQEKKFLMAIQTKRLLRHGGEAYLAHVKDVENEPLRIEDIPVVKDFPDEHPDELPGLPPDQEFKFMIYLAPGMESISKAPYRMPPVEIKELAT